In a single window of the Danio aesculapii chromosome 20, fDanAes4.1, whole genome shotgun sequence genome:
- the ufl1 gene encoding E3 UFM1-protein ligase 1 — MAADWEEIRRLAADFQRAQFAETVQRLSERNCIEIVSKLVGDKKLDVVHTLDGKEYVTPAQISREIRDELYMHRGRINVVDLQKIINVDLVHVEGRANEIAKSDRGTQLILGQLIDETYLDRLAEEVNDKLQEAGQVNIAELCKTYDLPGDFLTEALNARLGRIIQGQLDQYNRGMIFTQAFLSRHKACICGLFSGITRPTQINNLLNLYGFQENLVYSMLEELVNSARLKGSVVGGRQDKAIYIPDIYSKAQSTWVESFLKQNGYLEFEALTRLGIPDPINYIKKRFKSSRLLFLKTACVGRTIVDQLEASVEEAINSATWVDLQPMLPSILSEEDVGILLNEVLRSMNVQSSARLLSTSVVSEKFIAGCIALFEDLMQQKAQKEVKNNPVFLITEDDVKQSSALLETSASSKKDKRDERRKKAAEGGGSVKSGGGGNAREIRIRKTKKKGRKEEDSDEETTHSSQGRNKLGDVQFLSVEEIVEVLEEKVCDSSEEMLQELAEQLQRPLSKMYQEVVTTAFLSTSSSGAGGSRKKNMKDLQEEINNLYNNIRLFEKGTKLFSDETQATVAKHVLKTVCTDVTNVLLSFVAAEHMTSDSSAAMTSEIRLKILAKLSDEVKSPLMKLHNSLNGKAIEEFLSCLETSAEECGLFLKKGDKKRERQALFVHRQALCEQLRDAEDPALVLHLTSVLLFQNVTHCMLHAPGRCVPHIIGFLQSKIPEDQHKLLSQYQSLVVKQLVVQGHGAEKKGADSPADSDDTESLQKELHSLSRDIKDIVLAQRKPSVTE; from the exons ATGGCGGCTGACTGGGAGGAAATCAGGCGTTTAGCCGCGGACTTTCAGAGAGCTCAGTTTGCTGAGACTGTCCAAAG GTTGTCTGAGAGAAACTGCATCGAAATCGTGTCCAAGCTGGTCGGAGATAAGAAGTTAGACGTGGTTCACACTCTGGATGGGAAAGAATACGTGACTCCAGCTCAGATCAGCCGGGAAATTCGTGATGAGCTCTATATGCACAGAG GGAGAATTAATGTGGTGGATCTTCAAAAG ATCATCAATGTTGATTTGGTCCACGTGGAAGGCAGAGCCAATGAAATCGCCAAGTCAGACAGAGGCACGCAGCTCATACTGGGTCAGCTGATCGACGA AACTTACTTGGATCGTCTTGCTGAAGAGGTGAATGATAAACTGCAGGAAGCTGGACAGGTGAACATCGCAGAGCTCTGCAAAACATATGATCTACCTGGAGATTTTCTGACTGAG GCGCTGAATGCGAGGCTGGGCAGAATAATCCAAGGGCAGCTTGACCAGTACAATAGAGGCATGATCTTCACGCAGGCTTTCCTCTCCAGACACAAAGCCTGCATATGCGGCCTGTTCAGCGGCATCACAAG GCCTACGCAGATCAACAACTTGCTAAACCTCTATGGCTTCCAGGAGAATCTGGTGTACT CGATGCTTGAGGAGCTGGTGAACAGCGCTCGTCTGAAGGGCTCCGTGGTTGGGGGCAGGCAGGATAAAGCCATCTACATCCCTGACATCTACTCCAAAGCTCAGAGCACTTGGGTTGAGTCCTTTCTCAAGCAAAATGGATATTTAG AGTTTGAGGCACTGACCCGTCTGGGCATCCCTGATCCCATCAACTACATAAAGAAGCGCTTCAAGTCCAGCAGATTGCTCTTCCTCAAGACTGCATGTGTGGGCAGAACCATTGTAGATCAACTGGAGGCCTCAGTGGAGGAGGCTATCAACTCGGCCACTTGGGTCGACTTGCAG cCGATGCTCCCGAGCATTCTGTCGGAGGAGGATGTGGGAATTCTGCTCAATGAAGTGCTGCGGAGCATGAATGTGCAGTCCAGCGCACGGCTTCTCTCCACTTCTGTCGTCAGCGAAAAGTTCATCGCTGGATGCATCGCTTTATTTGAAGATCTCATGCAGCAGAAAGCCCAGAAG GAAGTGAAGAATAACCCTGTGTTTTTGATAACTGAGGATGATGTCAAGCAATCGTCTGCTTTGTTGGAGACTTCGGCCTCTTCGAAGAAAGACAAAAGAGATGAACGCCGGAAGAAAGCTGCGG AGGGCGGTGGAAGTGTGAAAAGTGGAGGAGGAGGAAACGCCAGAGAGATCCGAATCCGCAAAACAAAGAAGAAGGGCAGGAAGGAGGAGGACAGCGATGAGGAGACAACACACAGCTCACAGG GTCGAAATAAGCTGGGAGACGTGCAGTTCCTCTCAGTGGAGGAGATCGTGGAGGTGCTGGAGGAAAAAGTGTGTGACAGCTCTGAGGAGATGCTGCAGGAACTGGCAGAACAGTTACAAAG GCCTTTGAGTAAAATGTACCAAGAAGTAGTCACCACAGCCTTCTTGTCGACAAGTTCAAGCGGAGCAGGAGGCAGTCGCAAGAAAAACATGAAGGATCTTCAGGAGGAGATCAACAACTTGTACAACAACATCCGCCTCTTTGAGAAAGGAACCAAACTCTTCTCAG ATGAAACGCAGGCTACGGTCGCCAAGCATGTTTTGAAGACGGTGTGCACAGACGTGACCAATGTGCTGCTGAGCTTTGTGGCAGCTGAGCATATGACCTCCGACAGCTCGGCGGCCATGACCAGTGAG ATCCGGCTGAAGATTCTGGCCAAGCTGTCAGATGAAGTCAAATCTCCTCTGATGAAGCTGCACAACAGTCTGAATGGAAAG GCCATTGAGGAGTTTCTGTCATGTCTGGAGACGAGTGCAGAGGAGTGTGGGCTCTTCCTGAAAAAAGGCGACAAGAAGAGAGAAAG gcaggCTCTCTTCGTGCACCGTCAGGCTCTGTGTGAGCAGTTGAGGGACGCAGAGGATCCTGCACTGGTGCTCCATCTGACCAGCGTCCTGCTCTTCCAGAACGTCACACACTGCATGCTGCACGCTCCAGGGCGCTGTGTGCCGCACATCATCGGCTTCCTGCAGAGCAAGATTCCCGAG gaccAGCACAAGCTGCTGTCTCAGTACCAGAGTCTGGTGGTCAAGCAGCTGGTGGTGCAGGGTCACGGAGCAGAGAAGAAGGGAGCTGACAGTCCTGCAGACTCGGATGACACGGAGAGCCTTCAGAAAGAGCTGCACAGTCTCAGCAGAGACATTAAAGACATCGTCCTCGCTCAGAGAAAACCATCCGTCACAGAGTAA